One Vicugna pacos chromosome 12, VicPac4, whole genome shotgun sequence genomic window carries:
- the FOXRED2 gene encoding FAD-dependent oxidoreductase domain-containing protein 2 isoform X3, protein MAQKRMGLSAAAPLWGPLGLLLTVALHPALSLRSARAWAPRHHRDYCVLGAGPAGLQMAYFLQRAGRDYVVFERAPGPGSFFTRYPRHRKLLSINKRYTGKANAEFNLRHDWNSLLSHDPQLLFRHYSSAYFPDAGDMVRYLRDFADKLGLPVLYNTTIAHVTLNKDRRAWNGHYFILTDQKGQAYQCSVLLVATGLSVPNQVDFPGSEYVDGYESVSVDPKDFVGQNVLILGRGNSAFETAENILGVTNFIHMLSRSRVRLSWATHYVGDLRAINNGLLDTYQLKSLDGLLESDLTDLAIVKDRQGKFHITLKFFLEENNQSADAITLPQDESDNFAMRVAYDRVIRCLGWNFDFSIFSKSLRLSSGGEFSKKYPLVRASYESKGSRGLFVLGTASHSVDYRKSAGGFIHGFRYTVRAVHRLLEQRHHSVPWPSTQHPITQLASAIIRRVNEASGLYQMFSVLADVVLLKENATAFEYLEEFPMRMLAQLESITGRQARHGLFVINMEYGKNFSGPDKDVFFYDRSVGHTEDAWQSNFLHPVIYYYRHLPTEQEVRFRPADWPLPRPTAIHHIVEDFLTDWTAPVGHILPLRRFLENCLDTDLRSFYADEEPGAESNCIASQWCGTLKITSFETSSKY, encoded by the exons ATGGCCCAAAAGAG GATGGGCCTCTCCGCCGCGGCCCCGCTGTGGGGCCCCCTGGGGCTGCTCCTGACCGTCGCCCTGCACCCGGCTCTCTCCCTGCGCTCCGCCCGGGCCTGGGCTCCCCGGCACCACCGGGACTACTGCGTCCTGGGCGCCGGGCCCGCGGGCCTGCAGATGGCCTACTTCCTGCAGCGCGCCGGGAGGGACTACGTGGTGTTCGAACgcgccccagggcctggcagctTCTTCACGCGCTACCCGCGGCACCGCAAGCTCCTCAGCATCAACAAGCGCTACACCGGCAAGGCCAACGCGGAGTTCAACCTACGCCACGACTGGAACTCTCTGCTCAGCCACGACCCCCAGCTGCTCTTCAGACACTACTCGAGCGCCTACTTCCCCGATGCAGGTGACATGGTGCGCTACCTGCGCGACTTCGCTGACAAGCTGGGGCTCCCCGTGCTGTACAACACCACCATTGCCCACGTCACTCTGAACAAGGATCGACGGGCCTGGAATGGCCATTACTTCATCCTGACCGACCAGAAAGGCCAGGCATACCAGTGCAG TGTACTTCTGGTAGCCACCGGCTTATCAGTCCCCAACCAGGTTGACTTCCCTGGCTCTGAATACGTGGATGGTTACGAGTCTGTGTCCGTGGACCCCAAGGACTTTGTGGGTCAGAATGTGCTGATCCTGGGCCGGGGGAACTCAGCCTTTGAGACGGCAGAGAACATCTTGGGTGTCACCAACTTCATCCACATGCTGAGCCGCTCCCGGGTCCGGCTCTCCTGGGCCACTCACTACGTTGGCGACCTCAG GGCCATCAACAACGGCCTGCTGGACACCTACCAGCTGAAGTCCCTGGACGGGTTGCTTGAGTCTGACCTGACGGATTTGGCCATCGTGAAGGACCGCCAGGGCAAGTTCCACATCACCCTGAAGTtcttcctggaggaaaacaaccaGAGTGCTGACGCCATCACCCTCCCCCAGGATGAAAGTGACAACTTTGCCATGCGCGTGGCCTACGACCGGGTCATCCGCTGCCTGGGCTGGAATTTCGACTTCTCCATTTTCAGCAA GTCCCTCCGACTCTCTTCAGGGGGTGAGTTCAGCAAGAAATACCCACTGGTCAGAGCTAGCTACGAGTCCAAAGGGAGCCGCGGTCTCTTTGTCCTGGGTACCGCCAGCCACTCCGTGGATTACCGAAAATCTGCTGGGGGCTTCATCCACGGATTCCGATACACAG TGCGTGCCGTCCACCGGCTGCTGGAGCAGCGCCACCACAGTGTCCCCTGGCCCTCCACCCAGCACCCCATCACACAGCTGGCCAGTGCCATCATCCGGCGTGTCAACGAGGCTTCCGGGCTCTACCAGATGTTCAGTGTGCTGGCCGACGTGGTCCTGTTGAAGGA GAATGCCACAGCTTTCGAGTACCTGGAGGAGTTCCCCATGCGGATGCTGGCCCAGCTGGAGTCGATAACAGGAAGACAGGCCAGGCACGGGCTCTTCGTGATCAACATGGAGTACGGCAAGAATTTCTCTGGGCCCGACAAGGACGTCTTCTTTTATGACCGATCTGTGGGGCACACGGAAGACGCCTGGCAGTCCAACTTCCTCCACCCGGTCATCTACTACTACAGGCACCTCCCCACCG agcaggaggtgaggttccGCCCTGCAGACTGGCCCCTGCCGCGCCCCACGGCCATCCACCACATCGTGGAAGACTTCCTGACAGACTGGACGGCCCCGGTGGGTCACATTCTGCCTCTGAGGCGCTTCCTGGAGAACTGTTTGGACACCGATTTGCGAAGCTTCTATGCAG